GTTCCTGGCTGTGCTGCAGCGGGCCCGCTTGGGGATCAGTGGGCGGGGGCGTCGACGTGGCCGCTGGGCCGCCCTTGACCCCTGGAGGAGCTTGGTTTCCCGTCCACCCGCTCCCGGTTTGGGCGCCGTGGGGTCCCGCTCAGGTGTGTGAGGGCCACTCCGCAAGGGGGTGCAAATTCCCCATCCGAATGCCAACGATTGACATGTCATGCTTTATTTACCCTGCGGGGCCTCACATCATGCACATGCCAGAAAGGTTCACTGCCGCAGAGTTATACACTAAAAGCTGACATTTGTTCAGGATTTTCAGGACACATGGAATTCCTGCAAAATGGGAGTAAATTTCACGTTGAAACACGTGATTGGGCAGAAGCGGGAGCGAAAGTCAAACCATGACAACCAAAATCACTGAGAGTGTAAaccatgatttatttattcattccgAACGTGACATTGTTCAGGGCTACAAAACAATAGCTTACTTTCATGTCATACTTACTTTCTTCATTCCTTAGTCACTTTTTTCGCCTCAACTTTACTAATCAAAGTCTAGCATTACAATGTAATAAACATTCCacaatgaaatataaaaagataatggaaaataaaaagaaagaaataactGAAAGTTAGAGGTTTATTCagtaaacaaaacattcatatcATTGTAGACAGTTAATGCGTTTGGTTTAGATTTTTGGAAGCTCTTCATTCTTATAAACAACAAACAGTACatcatgatgatgtcatttgacGGTGACGGCATTTAAAGATGATGTCACGTCATTGTCGTCAAATCAAACGTCTCTATGCCTGAAGTAGTCAAATATGATCAACACTTAACTCATCACAACTCTGATCGTGAGCGAGCCTCTGGAATCTTAccatccccccccaccccccacacacacacacccaccgcCCGCGTTGCATATTTGGAGTGACTTGTAAATATACAAGCAATGTAGAACCGTCAAAACATTAGAATTTTCTTGACGTGGCCAAATGCATTTCACAAAATTATGGAACagagtttttaaatgtttataaaagcAGATTATATGTTGTTGTGTCTTGATTGTtagaaaagatgacgcagttcatggagtgaatggcgaATGCCACGTGAAAAAGCAGATGTCGTTCACCTCGAGCCATGTGTTGTGTTAGCGCTTGCTTGAGGCGTCTGTAAATAAAAGATTATTTTGATTATGATTAGGATTAAAAACACTCTCTCACTCTTGTTTTTGTCGTTTTATACTTTGAAGTatcacaaaagaaagaaaagaactttttcttttcacaaaaagctcgtTTTCTCCGCTTTTTGACCAGAAACGGGTGGTTTGGGTGATTAcgaaagaacagaaaaagctcGAAACAAAGAAGGaagtcttctctctcttttggtATTCGCCTTCCTTGTATAAGTCATAGAACACAATAGGCCTATTGTGTGGCTTTTGGAAGATCGGCCAAAATGCCAATGTGAGaaactgaatgagttaataataataaagataatgTAGACTTTGCTGATGTAAAGTTTAACATGCTTTTGGTTTGGACAATTTGAAAAACAGGTTAAAAGTCTGAGAAATAAAGAGGTCAGTAAAGAGTTACCGTGGTAAGCCGCAACACAGACTGAAAAGATTCAGCGAGGCATCGACATCATGCGTCGAACATGTACACAAATGTTGCATAAATGACTGTACAATAGTCGCTAATAAATCATTGAACCCAATCAGTGATTCCCAGATCATCACGGATGCCGCAGGAAGTTATTCcgtttcacttcatttgcaAGAAAATGATGATTCATTACAAGTATatgtttgttcatctatttatgccagcggCGTAGAACAATTCCATGCTCTCCCATTAGATCTCAGAAAGTGCAATCAACCCGTTGCCATTCGTAGCACAGAATAAGTCACGTGTCCTGTGAGTATATCAGCGTTGTTGTGTTCATTTGAACAGATTTCACACCATTCAGTTCGTGAGTAAAGTGAGGCGAGGTCATCCATCATCCTATCAACAccatcattatcattatcattatcattatcattatcagaGATGAATCTTATGTTGTCTTGTTGATGACACCAAAACTGCCATGACTGATGAAGGATGGCtgctcgggggaaaaaaaaacaaaaacaaaaaggagtcGAGCAACGCCACCTTCTGGTATTTTCTGgaattgaaaaacaacagctcgAGTGACGTCACACTGAAATCGACATCTTGCCTTATGACGTTTGtccataatttgaaaccttaaccccgTTTAAaatccctactttgaaacccttaccctgtcttgaaactgcaaccctgttttgaaaccttaatttgggATCCTAAatctgatttgaaaccctactttgaaatcctaacccttgcttttaaatactaatttgaaaccctaaccctgtttagaaaccctactttgaaactgcaatcctgttttgaaacccgaaccctgattttaaaccctactttgatacgctaaccctgatttgaaaccttaaccctgtttttaaaccctactttgaaaccctaatcctgtttttaaaccttgatttgaaaccctactttgaaacccacgtttgaagccctaaccctgatttgaaaccctactttgaacctgtaaccctgtttttaaaccctaatttgaaactctaaccctgatttgaaaccctaatcctgttttaaaccctactttgaaacccaaatgctgatttaaaaccctacttttaaacccAAGCCCAGTTTGAACCCCTATTTTAAAAGCCTaacactgttttgaaaccctaactgttaTTAAACCCTCAAATGTTCTTTAAACACTAATTTGAACTCATAATCTTGAAGccccactttgaaaccctaactttgttttAAACCCTAAAACCTTCTTTAAACACTCATTAGAACTCATGAGCCTGAATtaaaacccgactttgaaaccctaaccctgtttggaaactcagtcttttttgaaaccctaagactctctttaaaccctcaTTTGAGACCCtaagcctgttttgaaaccgtactttgaaaccctaaccgtatTTTGAAACTAataattttttccctcaatccCTCAGCAGTATACCTGTAATCAAAGGTGTTGCAATCACCcaataaaatgatgaaatcactcattattgttttaaataagaTCATTTCCATCCTCAGTGTAGTTCACGTTTACTTATCAGAAAATCTGACTGTGTCAATTTGCTCATATAATAATCTAACGGCTAACGGTGCTGTGCAAAAATtgagaattttttgttttgacaggaTCTCCTCGAGACGCTCGGAGGGTTggaattttctgagccaatcagaatcgAGTATTCACCAAGCTACAATACTGTGCTTTTAAAATCCAAGCACCTTAAACAAAACAGGGCTTGAtctattatatatttgtttaggtctattatatatttgtttaggtcttcagaatgttttgttttagaaaatagaaACATGGATATTTTTCCATAAAATAGTTTAAATTTTCCATACTGCGACAAGATGCACTTGAACACTGCACAAGCACTGCTGATGTCATTAACAGATCCAATCACATGAGTGTAAATAATAGTATAAAGCTTTATTAAATAGCAAAAATAtcaactgtaaaaaacaaacaaaacaataacaacaagcttTATCTATAGAAATAAAATCTGAGGGGTAGAAAAGTGTTCACTTCTTCCTGAGCCTCTTCATGAACGTCACTTCGTCTCTGTTCCTGATCCCGTAGctgcacaaacaaacataaaccaTCAAATATATCTATAgaaacaagaaataaatctgATTTTATTCACTCACTCTTTCAGCCTCACGCGGTCGTCTTCCAACTTTCCCCCCTGAAACACCAGATTATAACTCCTCCAAACATACCTCCTGGGAAGGTATTTTTTGCAATtatgagtatttttttaaaaattatttttgtgacacgtaacaagtttttatttgtattttttgttaccagcTGATGTGCCTCACGCCGCCTTCACGCTGCTGCTTCAGCACCACAAACCTGCGAATGGCTTTCTTCAGGTCCAGCACGCTGGCATCTTGCACCACCACGATGGCTGAAAcacaaaaatagattttttttttcaaacactcacattattATGCTATgacagtatattttattttatttaaatcataAGTATAGTTATCTTTTTAAGtaaattgggatttttttgggtaaataaaaaagtcacgGGATTTCTATAAAAAAGGTTGTTGTTTCTCAACATACGCATGATTTCACCGTCAGCCTTTAACACCTTCACAGTCATGGCCTGGCCGTACTCCAGTGCAATTTGTGAATTGATTTCTTCCAAAGTCacctggagagagaaaaaaaaaaaagaataaaatcaacattttttgacTGCTGACTCATTTGAGCTGCAATCATAATCCTGATGTATGTGCATGGAATTTTATCCTGGTGCTTCGTAACTATTTTTTGAAAccctgctattttttttattagccaCAAATATAAGtactttttgctttgatttcTGGATTGAtgacaaaatagaaaatgtattgtttatgtattatgtgtatatgtattgttttttaaaatataaaataaaatataaattaaataaaatatatatataaaataaattaaaaaatataaaataaaatataaattaaataaaatatatatataaaataaattaaaaaatataaaatagaaacatgatgatgatgataacaaACTATTCACTCTGTAAGGGTCATGATGGTGAGTTGTTACTGTAAacataatgacaacattttggAGTTTAGACGGCAAGTTTGGGATAaattaacaattatttaaaaaacaaataatcaacaatagtaataa
This Phycodurus eques isolate BA_2022a chromosome 16, UOR_Pequ_1.1, whole genome shotgun sequence DNA region includes the following protein-coding sequences:
- the snrnp25 gene encoding U11/U12 small nuclear ribonucleoprotein 25 kDa protein isoform X1: MEEPSEEVAGEHNVKEEEEDEQNIEDMTSAAGEEEEDVEALTHADILDIFEEGLARLVQDPLLCDLPIQVTLEEINSQIALEYGQAMTVKVLKADGEIMPIVVVQDASVLDLKKAIRRFVVLKQQREGGVRHISWRYVWRSYNLVFQGGKLEDDRVRLKDYGIRNRDEVTFMKRLRKK
- the snrnp25 gene encoding U11/U12 small nuclear ribonucleoprotein 25 kDa protein isoform X2, coding for MEEPSEEVAGEHNVKEEEEDEQNIEDMTSAAGEEEEDVEALTHADILDIFEEGLARLVQDPLLCDLPIQVTLEEINSQIALEYGQAMTVKVLKADGEIMPIVVVQDASVLDLKKAIRRFVVLKQQREGGVRHISWGESWKTTA